One Mercurialis annua linkage group LG3, ddMerAnnu1.2, whole genome shotgun sequence DNA window includes the following coding sequences:
- the LOC130015255 gene encoding uncharacterized protein LOC130015255: protein MADQHEENIQEENVHDEESVHNDAIPAAGEGRGRGRGRGRGRGRAGIAAMQTNQAEVQNMHREQLDYQQQRVGANVDHFLEEVEMNARRLNASERQSILMVEMSVKGFAKDWFQRHIQPSMGEMTWNEFVTPFKNFFLPFSVMENYREKLLNLNKIGKTVQEDRVNSRFIKGLGPEYIGFLSDVRKDLVQIIDSAFQMETTLIQFGRITVPGEQVREGTTSSNTNRFTGPYRKGLKKNRRDRRFSTSGSSSSGRSSGGTVPLCPTCGKKHFGACYWATRGCYTCGQQGHYSRECPMSGPQGSSASVVQPVFQQPRPVYPAVSGQAQNQSVFNGHRGRGYGFGNRGGGRTTGGRGSGATASGGQARVFAINPQEANASNAVVQGIQTVILQNPLLVATPVGESIDVTVMYPSCPVLIGERELLADLLLLNVLKFDVILGMDWLSQHYANVDCREKIVTFHAPGTELISIRGEKLETPKSLVSALKARKMLSKGCQGFLALVRDVQKEVGTELKELNDQLEELIDRGFIRPSVSPWGAPVLFVKKKDGSMRLCIDYRQLNKVTIKNKYPLPRIDDLFDQLQGARYFSKIDLRSGYHQLKIRNDDIPKTAFRTRYGHYEFLVMSFGLTNAPAAFMDLMNRIFKPFLDQFVIVFIDDILIYSRTEEEHAQHLRIVLQTLRDHQLYAKFSKCEFWLEEVAFLGHVVSQSGIKVDPKKIEVVMNWKRPSSVTEIRSFLGLAGYYRRFVQDFSKLSAPLTKLTQKNAKFIWND from the exons ATGGCTGATCAGCATGAGGAAAACATTCAAGAGGAGAATGTTCATGATGAGGAGTCCGTTCATAACGATGCGATACCCGCAGCAGGTGAAGGTCGTGGTCGTGGACGTGGacgtggacgtggtcgaggtcgtg CTGGCATAGCAGCCATGCAAACGAATCAAGCGGAAGTGCAAAATATGCACAGAGAGCAGTTAGATTATCAACAGCAGAGAGTTGGTGCTAATGTTGATC attTCTTAGAGGAAGTAGAAATGAACGCTAGACGTCTTAATGCTAGTGAAAGACAGTCTATACTGATGGTGGAGATGTCAGTAAAAGGATTTGCGAAGGATTGGTTTCAAAGGCATATTCAACCAAGTATGGGAGAGATGACTTGGAATGAATTTGTCACTCCATTTAAGAATTTCTTTCTGCCGTTTTCAGTAATGGAGAATTACCGAGAGAAACTGTTGAATTTGAATAAGATAGGAAAGACGGTGCagga AGATAGGGTGAATTCAAGGTTCATTAAGGGGCTAGGACCCGAATATATTGGATTTCTATCTGATGTTAGGAAGGATCTAGTTCAAATCATCGATAGTGCATTCCAAATGGAAACTACTTTGATCCAATTTGGAAGGATCACTGTTCCTGGTGAGCAAGTGAGAGAAGGAACGACGAGTTCTAATACGAATAGGTTCACTGGACCATATCGTAAGGGGCTTAAGAAGAACAGAAGAGATAGGAGGTTTAGTACCTCTGGATCAAGTTCTAGTGGACGAAGTTCAGGAGGAACGGTACCACTATGTCCAACTTGTGGGAAGAAGCATTTTGGAGCATGCTATTGGGCAACTAGAGGATGTTACACGTGTGGACAACAAGGTCATTACTCTAGAGAATGTCCTATGTCTGGACCACAAGGTTCAAGTGCTAGTGTTGTTCAACCAGTGTTTCAACAACCTAGACCTGTATATCCTGCAGTGTCTGGGCAGGCACAGAACCAGAGTGTGTTTAATGGACACCGTGGAAGAGGATATGGTTTTGGTAATCGTGGTGGAGGAAGGACCACAGGCGGACGAGGATCTGGAGCAACTGCTAGCGGAGGGCAGGCTAGAGTTTTTGCGATCAATCCTCAGGAGGCGAATGCGTCGAATGCGGTAGTGCAag GAATTCAAACTGTGATTTTGCAAAACCCATTGTTAGTAGCTACACCTGTAGGCGAAAGCATAGACGTTACTGTAATGTATCCGTCGTGTCCTGTGTTAATTGGAGAGCGAGAATTGCTTGCGGATTTGTTAttgcttaatgtcttaaaattcgacgtcatcctaggaatggattggttgtCGCAACATTATGCGAATGTGGATTGTAGAGAGAAGATAGTGACGTTCCATGCACCTGGAACTGAACTTATCTCTATTCGGGGAGAGAAGTTAGAGACCCCAAAGAGTTTAGTCTCGGCTTTGAAAGCGAGAAAGATGTTAAGtaaaggatgtcaaggatttttagctCTAGTACGAGATGTTCAGAAGGAAGTGGGAA CAGAACTAAAGGAGTTGAATGATCAATTAGAAGAATTAATTGATCGTGGATTTATACGACCAAGTGTCTCACCTTGGGGAGCACCTGtgttgtttgtaaagaagaaggatggatctATGAGACTCTGTATAGACTACAGACAACTCAATAAGGTcacaatcaagaataagtatcctttacccagaattgacgatttattcgatcaattgcaaggagcgaggtacttttcgaagattgatctgaggtctggttatcatcagttgaagatcagaaatgatgatattccaaagactgcattcagaacaagatacggtcattatgaatttttggtgatgtcatttggattgacaaatgcaccagcggctttcatggatttgatgaatcggATTTTTAAACCGTTTCTAGATCAATTCGTGATAGTGTTCATAGATGATATCTTGATTTATTCGCGCACAGAGGAGGAGCATGCGCAACACTTAAGGATAGTGTTACAAACTTTGAGAGATCATCAGCTTTATGCTAAATTCTCgaagtgtgaattttggttagaagaagtagcatttttgggacatgtagTATCTCAGAGTGGGATTAAGGTGGATCCTAAAAAGATTGAAGTTGTGATGAATTGGAAAAGGCCAAGTTCAGTAACAGAAATTCGTAGTTTcttgggtttagctggttattatagacggtttgtgcaagacttttctaagttgtctgcaccattaactaagctaactcagaagaacgcgaagtTCATTTGGAATGATTAA